Proteins from a genomic interval of Sporolactobacillus sp. Y61:
- a CDS encoding carbon starvation protein A: protein MNAITIVIGSICILAIAYRLYGVFMANRVLRLNDRTMTPAHALADGKDYVPTNRWVVFGHHFAAIAAAGPLVGPVLAAQFGYLPGLLWLLIGAVIGGAVHDMVVLYASMRHQGKSLSKVAKTEMGPVAGFCTGLAMLFIITITMAGLSMVVLNALTRNPWGTFTVAMTIPIAMGVGLYYRKTGNLKIASTVGFLLIMLAVFVGPYIQDTALGHFLTLDTQTLSIILPVYAFFAAALPVWLLLTPRDYLSSFMKIGVFAALIIGVFMINPLIRMPALTEFTGGGGPVIGGPVWPFISITIACGAISGFHAFISSGTTPKMLDRWTDIKMVGFGAMLVECLVGVMALIAATALHPADYFAINSAPEVFQSLGMNVVNLPQLNQEIGLALEGRTGGAVTLAVGMTYIFTSIQWFSHLAPYFFQFVILFEAVFILTAIDAGTRVARYLIQDFFGEFYKPLKNVNWLPGSIFASLLACLFWGYLVYSGDIGSIWVLFGVSNQLMASIGLIVGGTFVLKIATKRRYMLTCLIPLAYLYVTVNVAGYWMITNVYLNPEAAGFNVLNAVLSIIMLILGLVIMITAVKKWLEMWRGPRLQADKATAG from the coding sequence ATGAATGCGATAACTATCGTTATTGGATCGATCTGTATTCTGGCAATCGCTTATCGTCTGTATGGGGTGTTTATGGCAAACAGAGTCCTGCGTCTGAATGACAGGACTATGACACCGGCACATGCTCTTGCGGACGGTAAAGACTATGTGCCCACCAACCGCTGGGTCGTCTTCGGACATCATTTTGCGGCTATTGCGGCAGCAGGTCCTCTTGTTGGACCGGTTCTGGCCGCTCAGTTCGGTTATCTGCCGGGACTGTTATGGCTGTTGATCGGAGCAGTGATCGGCGGTGCGGTGCACGACATGGTTGTTTTGTACGCTTCAATGCGCCATCAGGGGAAATCGTTGTCGAAAGTAGCGAAAACGGAAATGGGTCCTGTCGCCGGGTTTTGTACGGGACTGGCGATGCTGTTCATCATCACGATCACGATGGCCGGTCTGTCCATGGTTGTATTGAATGCCCTGACTCGTAATCCATGGGGGACGTTCACTGTCGCCATGACCATCCCGATCGCGATGGGCGTCGGTCTTTATTATCGAAAAACGGGTAATCTGAAGATCGCATCAACGGTCGGCTTTCTTCTAATTATGCTTGCCGTTTTTGTCGGACCATATATTCAGGACACAGCACTCGGGCATTTCCTGACACTGGACACGCAGACGCTGTCCATTATTCTGCCGGTGTACGCCTTTTTCGCTGCGGCACTCCCGGTCTGGCTGCTTCTTACTCCGCGTGATTATTTAAGCTCATTTATGAAAATTGGTGTGTTTGCTGCACTTATTATCGGTGTTTTTATGATTAATCCGCTCATCCGCATGCCTGCCCTGACTGAATTTACCGGAGGTGGCGGTCCGGTCATCGGCGGTCCTGTCTGGCCGTTTATTTCGATCACGATCGCATGTGGTGCGATTTCCGGATTTCACGCCTTCATCAGTTCCGGAACCACTCCAAAGATGCTTGATCGCTGGACGGATATCAAAATGGTCGGTTTTGGTGCTATGCTGGTTGAATGTCTGGTAGGTGTCATGGCTTTGATTGCTGCGACCGCCTTGCATCCTGCAGACTATTTCGCCATCAATTCAGCGCCTGAGGTATTCCAATCACTGGGCATGAATGTGGTCAACCTTCCGCAGCTGAATCAGGAGATTGGTCTCGCGCTGGAGGGGCGTACCGGCGGCGCAGTCACGCTTGCTGTCGGTATGACCTATATTTTTACCAGTATTCAGTGGTTCAGTCATCTTGCGCCATACTTCTTCCAGTTTGTGATTCTGTTCGAGGCCGTATTTATTCTTACTGCCATCGATGCGGGAACGCGTGTAGCACGTTATCTTATTCAGGACTTCTTCGGTGAATTTTATAAACCACTGAAAAATGTGAACTGGCTTCCGGGCTCCATTTTTGCCAGTTTGCTCGCCTGTCTTTTCTGGGGTTATCTGGTCTATTCGGGTGATATCGGGTCGATCTGGGTCCTGTTCGGCGTATCCAATCAGCTGATGGCCTCAATCGGTCTGATTGTCGGTGGCACATTCGTCCTGAAAATTGCAACAAAACGGCGCTATATGCTGACCTGTCTGATTCCGCTCGCTTATCTGTATGTCACAGTTAACGTAGCCGGCTACTGGATGATCACCAATGTTTATCTAAATCCCGAGGCGGCCGGATTCAACGTACTCAATGCGGTACTGTCAATCATCATGCTCATTCTCGGACTTGTGATCATGATTACAGCGGTAAAAAAATGGCTGGAGATGTGGCGTGGGCCGCGCCTTCAGGCAGATAAAGCAACGGCCGGCTGA
- a CDS encoding PTS sugar transporter subunit IIC, protein MSFKDYFMDRMYAVSGGIAYAILVTLGVGLLFETMAKFSGFAPFETIGGAAKVLLAPALGAGVAYALKSNTLTLFSAMACAAVGSNAIHLVSTAPQQFVITTGQPVSGVMAAAIAVYVGKKVTGKTKFDIMAIPFFSMLVGGICGVGLAAVVTPSLNWVSGQITNSVQGSPLIASMVISLVWSIFLMSPASSAALAIALQLDSTSAAAALIGCTVQFVGFTVMSFRENDFGGFFAQALVTPKVQFPNLVKNPKLIIPPFVAAVVSAPIATMMLNFKVPYELGGLGLSSLIAPLNILATQGVRGLMVFIVAGILIPAVITILLYHAIKVAGWVKQNDLHLEVQ, encoded by the coding sequence ATGAGTTTTAAAGACTATTTTATGGATCGAATGTACGCCGTATCCGGTGGGATCGCCTACGCCATCCTGGTTACACTTGGTGTGGGTCTCCTGTTTGAAACGATGGCGAAGTTCTCAGGATTTGCCCCGTTTGAAACGATTGGCGGTGCAGCGAAAGTGCTGCTCGCCCCGGCACTTGGCGCCGGTGTTGCTTATGCGCTGAAGAGCAATACACTGACTCTTTTCTCAGCGATGGCCTGTGCGGCAGTTGGATCCAATGCCATCCACCTGGTATCAACGGCACCACAGCAGTTTGTCATTACGACTGGTCAGCCGGTCAGTGGGGTGATGGCAGCTGCAATCGCTGTTTATGTTGGTAAAAAAGTAACAGGCAAAACGAAATTTGATATCATGGCCATTCCCTTCTTCTCCATGCTGGTCGGCGGCATCTGTGGTGTCGGCCTCGCCGCGGTTGTCACCCCGTCACTGAATTGGGTCAGCGGACAGATCACCAATTCTGTCCAGGGCTCACCACTGATTGCTTCAATGGTTATTTCACTTGTATGGAGCATCTTCCTGATGTCCCCGGCTTCATCAGCAGCCCTTGCGATTGCCCTGCAACTTGACTCTACTTCCGCTGCCGCCGCACTGATCGGCTGCACAGTACAATTTGTCGGCTTCACGGTGATGTCATTCAGGGAAAATGATTTCGGCGGATTTTTCGCTCAGGCACTTGTCACACCAAAAGTTCAATTCCCGAATCTTGTTAAAAATCCGAAACTGATCATTCCACCTTTTGTCGCTGCTGTTGTCAGCGCACCTATCGCCACCATGATGCTCAACTTCAAGGTACCTTATGAACTTGGCGGACTGGGACTCAGTTCACTGATCGCTCCGCTGAATATCCTTGCCACTCAGGGCGTCAGAGGATTAATGGTCTTTATCGTTGCAGGTATCCTCATTCCGGCAGTTATCACGATCCTTCTGTATCATGCGATCAAAGTGGCTGGCTGGGTTAAACAGAATGATCTGCACCTTGAAGTACAGTAA
- a CDS encoding amino acid permease, whose product MSSIREKMFRKEDPRVYQDKDSHLIRSLTTKDFLALGVGTIVSTSIFTLPGIAAAEHAGPAVALSFLAAAIVAGMVAFAYAEMAAAMPFAGSAYSWINIVFGEFWGWIAGWALLAEYFIAVAFVASGLSANFQGLISPLGIKLPTGLSAASTGTNGGFMDLIAIIAILLVAALLSMGASQTARVENTLVVLKVIAILVFVAVGATAIHLENYVPFIPDYHVNPDGSAFGGWQGIYAGVSVIFLAYIGFDSIAANSAEAKNPQKTMPRGILGSLAIAVVLFVAVALVLVGMFRYTDYANNAEPVGWALRQSGHEIVAAVVQAVAVVGMFTALIGMMLAGSRLIYSFGRDGLLPKWLGKLSHNLPNRTLVVLTIVGILLGAFFPFTFLAQLISAGTLIAFMFVSVGVYALRPREGKDIPVPGFRMPFYPVLPALGFLGSLAVFWGLDVQAKTYALLWFVLGMIIYFAYGMNHSTATTDRQKEQERKLIKDY is encoded by the coding sequence ATGAGCAGTATTAGAGAAAAAATGTTTCGTAAAGAGGATCCGCGCGTCTATCAGGACAAGGACTCTCACCTTATTCGAAGTCTGACAACAAAAGACTTCCTGGCTCTGGGTGTGGGTACCATTGTTTCCACATCTATTTTTACCTTACCGGGAATTGCTGCTGCCGAACATGCCGGCCCGGCCGTTGCGTTATCTTTCTTAGCTGCAGCAATCGTTGCCGGGATGGTTGCTTTTGCCTACGCCGAAATGGCTGCAGCGATGCCGTTTGCAGGTTCAGCATACTCATGGATTAACATTGTTTTTGGTGAATTCTGGGGCTGGATCGCAGGTTGGGCGCTGCTCGCTGAATATTTTATTGCCGTGGCGTTCGTTGCCTCCGGATTATCGGCGAACTTCCAGGGCCTGATATCGCCATTAGGAATTAAGTTACCAACCGGTCTTTCCGCTGCCTCAACGGGTACGAACGGCGGCTTCATGGATTTGATCGCCATCATTGCTATTCTCCTCGTTGCTGCCCTGCTTTCAATGGGTGCATCGCAGACCGCCCGTGTTGAAAACACACTGGTTGTTTTGAAAGTTATCGCCATCCTGGTTTTCGTTGCTGTGGGTGCAACGGCTATTCATCTGGAGAACTATGTACCCTTTATTCCAGATTATCATGTCAACCCTGATGGCTCTGCATTCGGTGGATGGCAGGGAATTTATGCCGGGGTTTCCGTCATCTTCCTGGCATACATCGGCTTTGACTCGATTGCGGCAAACTCGGCAGAAGCAAAGAATCCGCAAAAGACGATGCCGCGGGGGATTTTAGGCTCGCTCGCTATTGCCGTCGTCCTCTTCGTTGCCGTTGCTTTAGTTCTTGTCGGCATGTTCCGCTATACAGACTATGCCAACAACGCTGAACCCGTTGGCTGGGCACTCCGTCAAAGTGGCCATGAAATTGTTGCTGCGGTTGTTCAGGCCGTTGCCGTTGTGGGTATGTTTACGGCCTTAATTGGCATGATGCTTGCCGGTTCACGATTAATTTACTCCTTTGGCCGTGACGGGTTACTGCCAAAATGGCTTGGAAAGTTAAGTCATAATTTACCAAACCGAACACTCGTTGTATTGACCATTGTCGGTATCCTGCTGGGCGCGTTCTTCCCATTCACCTTCCTGGCTCAACTGATTTCTGCCGGTACGTTGATCGCATTTATGTTCGTTTCGGTTGGTGTCTATGCGCTTCGTCCCCGTGAAGGTAAGGATATTCCTGTACCCGGTTTTCGGATGCCATTCTATCCGGTTCTTCCGGCTCTTGGATTTTTAGGATCTCTGGCCGTATTCTGGGGACTTGATGTACAAGCGAAAACTTACGCACTTCTCTGGTTCGTTTTAGGAATGATTATTTATTTTGCTTATGGAATGAACCATTCAACGGCAACAACCGACAGGCAAAAGGAACAGGAACGAAAACTGATTAAAGACTATTAA
- the ybaK gene encoding Cys-tRNA(Pro) deacylase, whose protein sequence is MAKKRTKKTNAMRLLDTEHIDYRIETYDISDGLIDGISVAKKCGEDPKNVYKTLVTQGHSGELYVFVVPVAAELDLKKAAVSVGEKKIEMIHVKDIEKYTGYVRGGCSPVGMKKAYPTIIDASAEAMDHIAVSGGKKGTQIILLPADLLKAAHGSYHHIVKSE, encoded by the coding sequence ATGGCAAAAAAAAGAACCAAAAAAACGAATGCTATGCGCCTGTTAGATACCGAACACATTGACTATCGTATTGAAACCTATGATATCAGTGATGGTTTGATCGATGGTATTTCAGTTGCGAAAAAATGCGGAGAGGACCCGAAAAATGTCTATAAGACACTGGTCACTCAGGGGCACAGCGGTGAGCTGTATGTCTTTGTCGTTCCCGTAGCAGCTGAACTGGATCTGAAGAAAGCGGCTGTGAGTGTTGGTGAAAAGAAGATTGAAATGATTCATGTGAAGGATATTGAAAAGTATACAGGCTATGTCCGCGGCGGCTGTTCACCGGTCGGTATGAAAAAAGCCTATCCGACCATTATTGACGCTTCCGCCGAAGCCATGGATCATATTGCCGTCAGCGGCGGGAAAAAAGGGACGCAGATCATCCTTCTGCCGGCTGATCTTTTGAAAGCCGCCCATGGTTCATACCATCATATTGTTAAAAGTGAATAA
- a CDS encoding M15 family metallopeptidase, translated as MGTACDDLTQRAHSDDFETKMELSKKERQVRDHRLFHRKVIKNAEFTPNPTEWWHYSYGDQTFACTQDTDSLHGRAGLNGYDR; from the coding sequence ATGGGCACGGCATGCGACGATTTGACGCAGCGTGCCCATTCGGACGATTTTGAGACGAAAATGGAACTTTCGAAAAAGGAGCGGCAGGTAAGGGATCATCGCCTTTTTCACAGGAAGGTGATAAAGAATGCGGAATTTACGCCAAATCCGACAGAATGGTGGCACTATTCGTACGGCGATCAGACCTTTGCCTGTACACAGGATACAGATTCGCTGCACGGACGTGCCGGGCTGAACGGATATGACAGATAA
- a CDS encoding CHY zinc finger protein: MAEQIQVHGVDTDNETRCTHYHSLLDIVAIKFKCCGEYYSCYSCHEELAGHKAQPWPPESFDEHAVMCGSCKYEMTIREYLGCQAHCPSCGAAFNPGCALHYPLYFEME; the protein is encoded by the coding sequence ATGGCTGAACAGATTCAGGTCCATGGGGTGGACACGGACAACGAAACACGCTGCACGCATTATCATTCACTGCTCGATATTGTTGCCATTAAATTTAAATGCTGTGGTGAATATTATTCATGTTACTCGTGCCATGAGGAACTGGCGGGTCATAAAGCGCAGCCCTGGCCGCCTGAGTCGTTTGATGAACATGCCGTCATGTGCGGCTCCTGTAAATACGAGATGACGATCCGCGAGTATCTGGGCTGTCAGGCACATTGTCCTTCGTGCGGAGCCGCATTTAATCCTGGATGTGCCCTCCATTATCCGTTATATTTTGAAATGGAATGA
- a CDS encoding class A sortase — protein MWRRFFIIILIVAGGLLITSPFLKVGLISILSSYFDAEQMSADQLNKNNQRDASFDFSNIQHPTFYETVKAGMNANSKAVIGQIRVDSVGIDLPILKGTTRANLLVGATTMRPDQKMGEGNYPLAGHHMRRQSLLFGPLLQIKNGALVVMTDLKNDYVYKVTSHRTISDEESKVKVIHETREKKMTLITCDRTTQTDRWLVVQGKLIRVTPHNG, from the coding sequence ATGTGGCGAAGGTTCTTCATTATTATATTAATCGTAGCCGGTGGTCTTCTGATCACTTCTCCATTTCTGAAAGTGGGGTTAATCAGCATCTTGTCCTCCTATTTTGATGCAGAACAGATGTCGGCTGATCAGTTAAATAAAAATAATCAGCGGGATGCCAGCTTTGACTTCAGCAATATTCAGCATCCGACTTTTTATGAAACGGTTAAAGCGGGGATGAACGCCAACTCCAAAGCAGTTATTGGTCAGATTCGGGTCGACAGTGTCGGAATCGATTTGCCGATTTTAAAAGGGACAACCCGTGCCAATCTGCTCGTCGGGGCGACGACGATGCGGCCGGATCAGAAGATGGGTGAAGGGAACTATCCCCTGGCCGGGCACCATATGCGTCGGCAAAGCCTGCTTTTCGGTCCGCTGCTCCAGATAAAAAATGGAGCGCTGGTCGTGATGACCGATCTGAAAAATGACTATGTGTATAAAGTTACGTCGCATCGTACGATTTCTGACGAGGAATCGAAGGTGAAGGTGATCCATGAGACTCGGGAGAAGAAAATGACACTGATCACCTGTGACCGGACAACGCAGACCGACAGATGGCTGGTCGTCCAGGGAAAATTGATACGCGTGACGCCGCATAATGGATAG
- the helD gene encoding RNA polymerase recycling motor HelD, protein MGQDEQKREQNRVNEVRDVIGEKISKITGNKEQVTHGIVDIRKNFFEDVTVNLDETDDVYETQASIKQQAELLSERERRHGQMTRQLKTLYRLQESPYFGRIDFHEEGEEKTESLYIGMGSLMDGRDEDFLIYDWRAPISSMYYDYAPGPAHYQSLDGEIRGTMELKRQFIIHNGRIKGMFDTGLTIGDTLLQALLGSRASSHMKTIVATIQKEQNQIIRNEQDRYLIVQGAAGSGKTSAALQRVAFLLYRNRKTLRSDNMLLFSPNPLFTSFISNVLPELGEENVVQTTFKDFIQDRIGRDLQMENPFDQTESCMTMEDGQASRVRTEGIRYKASPAYTALIDQWLETLKNDGMIFRDVMFRNQVIVSGEDIRRYFYALPHDTAILNRLEDVRDWLLRRVNVFAKKERRKDWVLEEGGLLDKADYAQVFEKLQQKKQFSEDTFDDYDREEAMLRKIVMNRRIKPIRRWVKRLDFVNSQKIYSEIFYRKQEKGRVPDHWKEICRQTRMRFEEGDCPWEDAIPYLYLKEKVQGRKGNHEIRHLIIDEAQDYSPVQLAYLQAAFPHASMTILGDMNQAVYTQSFAGETMLSEKLYPAEEVRKLKLLRSYRSTKEIMEFARDIVPGGERIEPFERSGKLPELIRLPEHLKRETVLRKIDALRAEGFESIALIGKTMKECREAYDLLEPRTDVRLVTQATYQFEKGFIIIPAYLAKGIEFDAAIIYDASAENFHRENERTVFYTACTRAMHELVLLCSGRETPFLSHVSEEHFVRRIIRE, encoded by the coding sequence ATGGGACAGGATGAGCAGAAAAGAGAACAGAACCGGGTCAATGAAGTGCGCGACGTCATCGGAGAGAAGATTTCAAAAATCACTGGAAACAAAGAACAGGTTACCCACGGGATTGTTGATATCCGGAAGAATTTTTTTGAAGATGTCACGGTCAATCTGGATGAAACAGATGATGTGTATGAAACGCAGGCAAGCATCAAGCAGCAGGCCGAGCTGCTGTCAGAACGTGAACGACGCCACGGTCAGATGACCCGCCAGCTGAAGACGTTATACCGACTCCAGGAATCTCCCTACTTCGGAAGGATCGATTTTCACGAAGAAGGTGAAGAAAAGACAGAATCCTTGTATATCGGTATGGGGTCGCTCATGGATGGACGTGATGAGGATTTTTTGATTTATGACTGGCGGGCGCCAATATCCAGTATGTATTATGATTATGCGCCGGGTCCGGCTCACTATCAGTCGCTTGATGGTGAAATCAGAGGAACGATGGAATTGAAGCGGCAGTTTATTATTCATAATGGCCGGATCAAAGGGATGTTTGATACTGGCCTGACGATTGGCGACACGCTGCTTCAGGCACTACTCGGCAGTCGCGCCTCCTCCCATATGAAGACGATTGTAGCGACGATACAGAAAGAGCAGAATCAGATCATACGCAATGAACAGGATCGTTATCTGATCGTCCAGGGCGCAGCGGGAAGCGGAAAAACATCGGCTGCACTGCAAAGGGTTGCTTTCCTTCTGTACCGTAACCGAAAAACGCTGCGTTCCGATAACATGCTATTATTTTCACCTAATCCGCTTTTTACGAGCTTTATTTCCAATGTACTCCCTGAACTCGGAGAAGAAAATGTGGTACAGACCACGTTCAAAGATTTTATTCAGGATCGGATCGGACGCGATCTGCAGATGGAAAATCCATTTGACCAGACGGAGTCCTGTATGACAATGGAAGACGGTCAGGCGAGCCGCGTGAGGACGGAGGGTATTCGCTATAAAGCCTCACCGGCTTACACGGCGCTGATTGATCAGTGGCTTGAAACGCTTAAAAATGATGGAATGATTTTCCGCGATGTCATGTTTCGCAATCAGGTCATTGTTTCCGGAGAGGACATTCGGCGCTATTTTTACGCTCTGCCGCATGATACGGCAATCTTAAACCGTCTTGAAGATGTACGGGACTGGCTGCTTCGCCGGGTTAATGTCTTCGCTAAAAAAGAGCGCAGAAAAGACTGGGTCCTTGAAGAAGGCGGATTACTGGATAAAGCGGATTATGCACAAGTCTTTGAGAAACTGCAGCAGAAGAAGCAGTTTAGTGAGGATACATTTGACGACTATGACCGTGAAGAAGCGATGCTGCGCAAAATCGTTATGAACCGGCGAATTAAACCCATCCGCAGATGGGTAAAACGGCTGGATTTTGTGAACAGCCAGAAGATCTACTCAGAAATTTTCTATCGAAAGCAGGAAAAGGGACGTGTTCCTGATCACTGGAAGGAGATCTGCCGCCAGACGAGGATGCGTTTTGAGGAGGGCGACTGCCCATGGGAGGACGCTATACCTTACCTTTATCTGAAGGAAAAAGTACAGGGACGAAAGGGTAATCATGAGATCCGACATCTGATCATTGATGAGGCGCAGGACTACTCACCTGTTCAGCTCGCTTATCTGCAGGCGGCCTTCCCGCACGCCAGTATGACCATTCTCGGCGATATGAATCAGGCAGTTTATACCCAGAGCTTTGCGGGAGAAACGATGTTATCGGAGAAGCTGTATCCTGCAGAGGAAGTGCGAAAGCTGAAGCTTCTGCGCAGTTACCGTTCGACAAAAGAAATTATGGAATTTGCCCGTGATATTGTTCCGGGCGGTGAACGAATCGAACCATTTGAGCGGAGTGGAAAGCTTCCGGAACTGATTCGGCTTCCTGAACACCTTAAGAGGGAAACGGTGCTCAGGAAAATTGATGCTTTGCGGGCAGAAGGGTTTGAAAGTATTGCCCTGATCGGCAAGACGATGAAGGAATGCCGCGAAGCTTATGATCTGCTTGAACCTCGGACCGATGTCCGGCTGGTCACTCAGGCGACCTATCAGTTTGAGAAGGGGTTCATTATCATTCCGGCTTATCTTGCAAAAGGCATCGAGTTTGACGCGGCGATCATTTATGATGCATCAGCGGAGAATTTTCACCGGGAAAATGAGCGGACCGTTTTCTATACCGCCTGCACCCGGGCGATGCATGAGCTGGTCCTGCTGTGTTCAGGGAGAGAGACGCCGTTTTTGAGCCATGTCTCTGAGGAACATTTTGTCCGCCGGATTATTCGGGAGTAA
- a CDS encoding aspartate aminotransferase family protein: MEKASELIDEENKYYARSARINYYNLVIDHAHGATLVDVSGNKYIDLLASASAVNVGHTHEKVVRAITDQAKKLIHYTPAYFHHVPEIELSKRLAEVAPGNSAKMVSFGNSGSDANDAIIKFARAYTGRQYIVSYMGSYHGSTYGSQTLSGTSLNMTRKMGPMLPGVVHVPYPDLYRRYPGESEHDVAMRYFDGFKRPFESFLPADETACVLIEPVQGDGGIVKAPEEYMQLVYKFCHDHGILFAVDEVNQGLGRTGKMWGIQQYKDIEPDLMSVGKSLASGLPLSAIVGKKEVMESLDAPAHLFTTSGNPVCAAAALATLDVIKDEHLVEKSAEDGEYVKQRFKEMQTRHPMIGDIRMWGLNGGIELVKDPETKEPDNDAATKVIYYAFDHGVVIITLAGNILRFQPPLVISREQLNQALQVLDDAFTAVENGSVEMPSDTGKIGW, translated from the coding sequence CTGGAAAAAGCATCTGAATTAATTGATGAGGAAAACAAATATTATGCCCGTTCCGCGCGAATCAATTACTATAATTTGGTTATTGATCATGCCCACGGAGCCACATTAGTGGATGTCAGCGGCAATAAGTATATTGATCTCTTAGCCAGTGCGTCGGCCGTTAACGTTGGCCACACTCACGAAAAAGTGGTCAGGGCAATCACAGATCAGGCAAAAAAGTTGATCCACTACACGCCGGCCTATTTTCATCATGTTCCTGAGATCGAGTTATCGAAGAGATTAGCTGAGGTTGCCCCCGGCAATTCGGCAAAAATGGTCAGCTTTGGTAATTCAGGTTCCGATGCAAATGACGCCATTATCAAATTTGCCCGTGCATACACGGGTCGACAGTATATCGTGTCCTATATGGGGTCATATCATGGCTCGACCTATGGTTCGCAAACATTATCAGGAACCAGTTTAAATATGACCAGAAAAATGGGGCCGATGCTGCCGGGTGTGGTTCACGTTCCCTATCCGGATCTTTACCGCCGTTATCCAGGCGAAAGTGAACATGATGTGGCGATGCGGTATTTTGATGGCTTTAAACGTCCCTTTGAGTCATTTCTCCCGGCCGATGAAACGGCCTGTGTCCTGATTGAACCTGTTCAGGGCGATGGCGGAATCGTTAAAGCTCCCGAAGAATATATGCAGCTCGTTTATAAATTCTGTCATGATCACGGAATCCTGTTTGCTGTCGATGAAGTGAATCAGGGACTCGGGAGAACAGGAAAAATGTGGGGCATTCAGCAGTACAAAGACATTGAACCCGACTTAATGTCGGTGGGTAAATCACTGGCTTCCGGGCTTCCCCTGAGTGCTATTGTTGGCAAAAAGGAGGTTATGGAGAGTCTGGATGCTCCGGCTCATCTATTTACCACTTCCGGCAACCCGGTTTGTGCAGCAGCTGCATTAGCAACCCTGGATGTCATTAAAGATGAACATCTGGTTGAAAAATCTGCTGAAGATGGCGAGTACGTCAAACAAAGATTTAAAGAAATGCAAACCAGGCATCCAATGATTGGCGATATTCGCATGTGGGGACTGAATGGGGGCATCGAACTGGTTAAGGATCCGGAGACTAAAGAACCGGACAATGATGCTGCGACAAAAGTCATCTACTATGCCTTTGATCATGGAGTGGTCATCATCACGCTTGCTGGAAATATATTAAGATTTCAGCCACCTTTAGTAATCAGCAGAGAACAGTTGAATCAGGCTCTACAGGTGTTGGACGATGCGTTCACGGCCGTGGAGAACGGTTCTGTAGAAATGCCGTCAGATACAGGAAAGATTGGCTGGTAA